GCACGTGCAGGTAGCTGGCGCGCGCGGACAGCGGCTCCTCGGGGACGGGCTCGCCGCTGGCGTGGCAGAGCGCCTCCAAGAGCTCGCCCGCGTCCTGGAAGCGCTCGCGCGGATCCTTCGCCATCAACAGGAGGATGATCTCCTCCAGCTGCGGATCCACCGGGCACAGCGTGGACGGGCGCGGCGGCGGGCGCGTCAGGTGATCCGCCAGCAGCACCGCGGGGCTATTGCGCTTGAAGGGCAGCTTGCGGGTGGCCAGGTACCAGGCCATCACGCCCAGCGAGTACAGGTCCGCTCTCCCGTCGATGCTCGCGCCGCGCTGCCACTCCGGCGCCAGGTACTCCAGCGTGCCCTTCAGCTTGCCGGGGCTGGGCGTGCCCAGCTGGTGCATCACGCCGAAGTCCATCAGCTTCACCGCGCCGGACTCGGTGATGCGCACGTTGCTGGCCTTGATGTCGCAGTGCACGTACAGGCGCGAGTGGATGAACGCCAGCACCTGGGCCATTTGAATCAGCACGCGATACAGCGTGCGCGTGTCCAGCGGCGCGTCCCGCACCAGCGTGCTCAGGTCATTGCCGCCCACCACCTCCATGGTGATGAAGCGGTTGCCGGCTTCCGTCATGCCCCAGTCGAAGACCTTGAGCGTGGACGGGTGCTGGAGCTTCTTCATGGCGAAGAACTCGTGCCGGAACAGCAGCACCAGCTCCTCCACCTTCGCCGCGGACAGCTCCGAGGGGACGTGCATCTCCTTGAGCGCCACGCGCCGGCGCTCCTGCAGGTCGTCCGCCAGCCAGATGCGGCCCATGCCGCCTTCGCCCAGCAGCGACTCCACGCGGTAGCGCCCGGTGACGACGACGCCCGGAATCAGCGAGCGCCGCTCCCCGATGCCCGAGCCCGGCAACGTGATGGGCGTACGCATCCGCTCCCCCCACGTGCTCGGAGGGCGGGTGCGTTCATCCAATACCGTTGTCTTCTCGTCGTCGCTCACGAGCCAAAGGGCTGGCCGTTTCGGGGCCAGGATCTGGATTCCAGAATCCAGACGTAGCGAGGAATAGCACGTTTCAGTGACACCGCCTCCGGGACATCCGAGCAGGTGCACGCTCTGCTCCCATTCTCTGTTTCACCGTCTTGCTGGAAGTCGGCACGGCGATGCGCCCGGACGCCTGCTGGGGAGCCACTTCCACACCCGCTCCCACGACACATCCGCACGCATGCACACCGTTCCTACGAACCCAAGGGCCCGTCGCCCGGGGGAGGAGGGGGAAGCGGCATGCGTGCATGGAAGTGGGGCGGCGCCACGATGGCACTCGCGGCCGTGACCGCCTGGATGGCCTGCGGCCAGTCCGGCCCGGGCGGAGCCGAGGGTTTGGAGAAGGCCGAAGCCGCGACGGTGACGCTGGGCGACGGCCACTGCGCGGGCGTGGTGGTGGGCCAGGGACGCCACGTCCTCACCGCGGCCCACTGCGTCGCACCGGACGCGGGCGAGGAGCGGACGAACTTCGAGGACGGACGGCAGCTGAAGGGCCGCTACGTGTTCGTGGATCGCGGCCGGGACATGGCGGTGCTGGAGCTGGAGGCGAAGGCCCCGGTGGCGCCGCTGGAGGTGGCCGAAGGGCTGCCCATCCCCGGCGCGATGCTCGTCTTCACCGGACGTCACGACCGGCCCGGCGAACCGCAGCGGGTGATGGTGGAGCGCTGGGGCCGCTGCCCGTCGCTGCCGGACGTGCCCAACGCGCTCTTCACCACGATGCACGGCGTGCCGGGAGACTCCGGCGCGCCGCTGGTGGACGAGCAGCTGCGCGTGGTGGGCCTGGTGCATGGCGGAGCGCGGTGCAGCATCGCCGCGCCCACCGGAGACGTGGCGCCGGAGGTCCAGCGCCTGTCGCGGGAGGACGCGCAGCCGCTGGCCCGGCGTCCGTCTTCCGCACCGCACTGACGCGGCGGGACAGCGCACCCCGCCCTTCCCGCACCTGGACGGCCAGGCAGGCGGCGTGCGCACGCGCCGTCATTGCCCGGCCGGCCCCGTGCGTCCCACCTTCCCGTCGGAGGTAACACCATGGCTTCGGACAAGGACTCCAAGAACTTCCAACCGCGCAACCGGGGACAGATGGAGGACGCGCTGGACCGCGGCGCCGCCGAGCTGGCCCGCGAGCGCTCCCAGGCCGCGGCCCGCGAGGACGAGAACCCGGGCCCGCTGAAGGAGACGCGCTGGGAGGCGGAGGTGGAGCGCGGCGCGGAATGGCAGGACGAAGAGGTGCCCGAGCGCGAGGCGCGGGGCGACGAGGAGCCGGACTCCGAGGTTTCCCGGCGTGGGCTCGTGAATCCGCCGCCCGAGGGTTGAGGGCGTTGGCGGCAAACCCGTGAGGTGGAGGCTTTCATGAATTCTCACGGGTGAAGGGGGACCTCTTGCCCGGTGCGCACGGCGGGGGGATGCTGTGCCCGCCGTTCCCCCAAGCCGTGCGCAGTTGCCTCCCGGGAGTCGATGCACCGTGAAGCCCAAGGTCCTCATCGTGGAGAACTCCTGGACCATGCGCGAGACGCTGCGGCTGCTCTTGTCGGGTGAGTTCGACTGCACGGTGGCCGCGGATGGAGAGACGGGGCTCGCGCACGCGCTGGCGCAGCCGCCGGACGTGCTCCTGTCGGACGTGAACATGGACGGCATCGACGGCTACGAGCTGTGCCGCCGCGTGCGCGCGGAGCCCTCCCTGGCGCACCTGCCGGTGATGTTCGTCAGTGGCTACCCGCCGCGTACGGACCTGGAGCCCGGTCAGCCGCAGCCGGACGCGTACCTGGTCAAGCCGGTGAAGCCGCCGTACCTCATCGCGCAGCTGCACGCCGTGCTGCAGCGCGCGAGGGGCGCCACCGCCAAGGCCGCGGGCGAGGGCTGAACCGGACGGATGCCGGGCACGCACGGGGGCCTCTGTCTCGGCGAGGACGCCCCACGCTTCTGTCACTGACCTGGGACACGGGGAGGGCTATACCTTGCCCGAACTTGCCTTCCTCTCGTCCCGAGGTCCTCGCGTGATCAACGCCTTCCCCCGCGTCCCCGCTCCCAAGAACGAGCCCGTCCTCTCCTACGCCCCCGGCACCCCGGAGCGCGCGGAACTCCAGTCCACCCTCAAGCGCATGAGCGGGGAGCGCATTGAAATCCCCGTCGTCATCGGTGGCAAGCACGTGAAGTCCGGCAAGACGGACACCGTGCGCATGCCACACCGGCACCAGCACGTGCTGGCCACCCTGCACGAGGCCGACGCCGGCCACGTGGAGCAGGCCATCCAGAACGCCATGAGCGTGAAGGAGGACTGGGCGCGGATGCCCTTCCACGCGAGAGCGGCCATCTTCCTGCGCGCCGCGGAGCTGCTCGCCACGCGCTACCGCCCGCTGCTCAACGCGTCCTCCATGGCGGGCCAGTCCAAGACGGCGCACCAGGCGGAGATCGACGCGTCGTGCGAGCTCATCGACTTCCTTCGCTACAACGTCCACTTCGCGCAGCAGATCCTGTCCATCCAGCCGGAGAACTCCGCGCAGACGTGGAACATGACGGACTACCGGCCGCTGGACGGGTTCGTCTTCGCCATCGCGCCGTTCAACTTCACCTCCATCGCGCTGAACCTCTGCCTGTCGCCCGCGCTGATGGGCAACGTGGTGCTGTGGAAGCCGTCCTCCACGCAGGCCCTGAGCGCCTGGTACAGCCTGGAGCTGATGCGCGAGGCGGGCCTGCCCGACGGCGTCATCAACATGCTGCCCGGTGACGGCCCCACGGTGGGCAACCCCGTGCTGGCGAGCCCCCACCTGGGCGGCATCCACTTCACCGGCTCCACGCCCACGTTCAACAACCTGTGGAAGACGGTGGGAGAGAACATCGGCCGCTACAAGCAGTACCCGCGGCTGGTGGGTGAGACGGGCGGCAAGGACTTCATCTTCGCGCACGCGTCCGCGGCGGATGACCTGGAGGCGCTCGCGGTCGCCATCGTGCGCGGCGGCTACGAGTACCAGGGCCAGAAGTGCAGCGCGGCCAGCCGCGTCTACGTGCCGGAGTCCCTGTGGCCCAAGCTGAAGCCCCGCCTCCAGGCGCTCATCAGCGAAATCAAGATGGGCGACGTGGCGGACTTCCGGAACTTCATGGGCGCCGTCATCGACGAGCGCTCGTTCAAGAAGGTCTCTTCGTACATCGAGCTGGCGAAGTCCGGCGGTGACGCGACCATCGTCGCGGGCGGCGGCACGGACAAGAGCGAGGGTTGGTACGTGCAGCCCACGCTGGTGCAGTGCAACAGCCCGCGCCACCGCATCATGACGGAGGAGATCTTCGCGCCGCTGGTCGGCGTGTACGTCTACCCGGACGCGAAGTTCGAGGAGACGCTGAAGGAGTGCGACCAGTCCGCGGCGTACGCGCTGACGGGCGCCATCTTCGCGCGCGACCGCAAGGTCATCGAGCAGATGATGAGCGGCCTGCGCAACGCGGCCGGCAACTTCTACATCAACGACAAGCCCACGGGCGCGGTGGTGGGCCAGCAGCCCTTCGGCGGCAGCCGGGCTTCGGGCACCAACGACAAGTCCGGGTCGATGATCAACCTGTTCCGCTGGTCCAGCCCGCGCACCATCAAGGAGAACTTCGCGCCGCCCGTGAAGGTCCCCTACCCGTTCATGGACAGCGACCCGAAGGAAGGGGCCATCTAGTTCCATGAGCGGACCGTTCCCGGGCATCGCGGGGCTGGAGACGTATGCGCTGGAGGACGGCGGCTGCCGCGTGGAGGTCATCCCCACGCGCGGCGCGCTCGTCACCCGCATGGTGGTGGACGGCGAGGACGTGCTCTATCTGGACGAGAGCACCGTCGCCGACCTCACGAAAAGCGTGCGCGGGGGCATCCCCGTGCTCTTTCCCAACGCCGGTCCCCTGCCCGGGGACACGTATCCGGCGGACCGCAAGGCGTACTCGCTGCCGCAGCACGGCTTCGCGCGGAAGCTGCCGTGGACGGTGCGCCAGGCGGAGGAGTCGCTGCTGGTGCTGGGGCTCACGTCGTCGGAGGAGACGCTGCGCCAGTACCCGTGGGCCTTCGACGCGCAGCTGGCGTTCTCGCTCGCGGGCCGCAGGCTGACGCTGGACTTCGACCTGGAGAACCGGGACACGCGGCCCCTGCCGCTGCACCTGGGCTACCACCCGTACTTCCGCGTGCCGCAGGCCCAGAAGGCCCAGGCGCGCGTGGAGACGGACGCCACGCACGCGTGGGACAACCGCGCGAAGCACGAGGTGCCCTTCACCGGCCTGGACCTCACGGCGCAGGAGGTGGACATGCACCTGCGTGACCACTCCGCGCCGGGCACGGTGCTGGAGCGCGGGCCGGGCCTGTCCCCCGTGAAGCTGTCGTGGAGCGGGGAGTTCCGCATGCTCGTCGTGTGGACGCTCGCGGGGAAGGACTTCGTCTGCGTGGAGCCGTGGACGGCCGCCGCCGGGGCGCTGGCCACCGGCGAGGGGCTGTTGCACGTGGCCCCGGGCGAGCGCGTGTCGCTCGCGTTCGACATCGAGGCGTGAAGCAGGCTCTTCGTCCCGCGCGCTTCAGGCGTGCGGGATGAGGGGCAGGCTCAGCGGGCCGCGCACGGTGAGGGAGGTGTTCCACTTCACCGGGCCCGTGGACGTGAAGCGCGTGAAGCGGGACAAGAGCACCTCCAGCCCCACGCGCGCCTCCAGCCGGGCCAGCGGGGCGCCCAGGCAGAAGTGGATGCCATGGCCAAAGGGCATGTTGTTCACGCCCTCGCGGTCCATGTTGAAGGTGTCCGGGTCCTTGAAGCGCTCGCCGTCGCGGCACGCGGAGCCGACCATCAGCGCCACGCGCGCGCCCTCCGGAATCACCACGCCCGCGACTTGCGTCTCCTTCGTGGTGACGCGCACCAGGCCGTGCACGGAGGGCTCGTAGCGCAGTACCTCCTCCACGAAGCGCCCCACCTGCGACGGGTTCTCACGCAGGCGGGCCATCAGGTGCGGCTGCTCCATCAGCATGCGCACGCTGTGGCTGACGAGCTGCACGGTGGTCTCCAGGCCCGCCACCACCAGGAGGAACAGGAAGCTCATCACCTCCGCGTCGGAGAGCGCCTCGCCGTCCACGCGCGTCTTCACCAGGTCCGACACCATGTCGTCCTGCGGATGGCGGCGGCGCTCGGCGACGACGTTGGACAGGTAGTCCTCCATCTCGCGCACGGTGGCCTTGATGGACTCGTGCCGGTGGGTGTCCTTCTCCGTCGTGCCGGACACGCTGGACAGGTCCACCGACCAGCGCTTGTAGCGGGCCGTCATGGTGGGGTCCAAGGCGAAGAGCTCGCCAATCACGCTCGCGGGCAGCGGCATGGCGAAGGCGTCCACGAAGTCCACCTCGCGCTCCGGGGACAGCCGCTCCGCCAGTATCCGCGCGAAGCTCCGGATGCGCGGCTCCAGCCGGTTCACCGCCGCAGGCGTCCACGCGCGGCTCACCAGCGTGCGCAGCCGCATGTGGTGCGGCGGATCCATGACGATCATCGACTCGGAGAAGGGGTTGTGCCCCAGCCACGGCGGCGCGGTCGTCGTGCGCACCCCGGCCGAGGAGAACACCTGCGGGTTCTTGAAGGCCGCGGCCACGTCCTCGAAGCGGGTGATGGCCCACAGCCCGCCGGGTTCCACCTGACACACCGGCGCGGTGCGGCGCAGCTCCTCGTAGACGGGGTAGGGATTGGCCCGGACTTCCGGCGCCATCAGGTTCACGCGTCCAGTCATGGAAGAATTTCCTTTCCCAGCTGGAAATCTATACCCGGTATACTGGCTGCTGAACAGAGGCGCTGCCTCCCCTCCCTCGAGTCACCATGTCCCGCTTCGTCCTCGCCGCCGTTCTCGCCCTGGGTCTGTCCGCGTGTTCCGACGACCCCGATGAAGTCACGCCTGACTCCGGCACGAACCCCACCACCGACGCGGGCACGAACACCGACGCCGGGACGGACGTGGACGCGGGGACGGATGCGGGCACGGACGTGGACGCCGGCACGGATGCGGGCCCGGGCAGCTCGGGCGGCTCCGGGAAGCTCGGGTGCAGCCGGACGGGCACGGTGAACACGGATGCGGGCACGCTGACGTACTGCGTGGCGCAGGTGGGCGCGACGGAGGTGAAGTACATCGAGCCGAAGCAGGGCATCGTGCCCGAGCCCATGCGGCTGGCCATCTACCTGCACGGCGATGGCGCGGCCGTGTACACCGGCAACAACCCGCGCTCGCTGTTCACGCACGGCGGTTGGACGTACGGGCACAACACGCTCTACGTGACGGCGCTCGCGCCCAACAAGTGCGCGTGGTGGGTGAAGCCGGAGTACACGACCTGCTCGCCGGACGGTGCACCGCTGTCGGAGCGCGACCTGGAGGGAAAGAACGCGGCGGAGCTGGTGTCGCTCATCGAGGCCCTGCGCAAGGGCTGGGACATCCAGGACGGGCCCATCCTCTTCGGCGGTTCGTCGGGCGGCTCCATCCAGCTGACGTCCAGCTTCCTGCCGCGCTACGGCGACCGCTACCCGGGCATCTACGCGCTGAGCTGCGGCGGTGAGAAGCCGTGGTCGGGCCAGATGGACTGGGACGCGACCAACGCGGCGCTGCGCGGCGGCACGAAGTTCTACTTCACCTACGGCGACCAGGATTACCTCCTCCAGGACATCCAGGCGGCGGAGGAGTACCTCGGCGGGCTCGGGTTCCCGGTGAACGACAAGGTCATCCCGGGCGCGACGCACTGCCAGTTCGACCAGGTGGGCCGCGTCTCGGAAGTGTGGAACGAGGCCACCGCGCAGTAACCGCGGTCCCCTGCTCCGCTTCTCGCGGTGATTCCATCGCAAGAAGCGGAGTGCGCGGGGAAAGTGGAGTCCGTAGCGTCGCGCGCATCCTCTTGATGGAGCC
This DNA window, taken from Corallococcus coralloides DSM 2259, encodes the following:
- a CDS encoding S1 family peptidase: MRAWKWGGATMALAAVTAWMACGQSGPGGAEGLEKAEAATVTLGDGHCAGVVVGQGRHVLTAAHCVAPDAGEERTNFEDGRQLKGRYVFVDRGRDMAVLELEAKAPVAPLEVAEGLPIPGAMLVFTGRHDRPGEPQRVMVERWGRCPSLPDVPNALFTTMHGVPGDSGAPLVDEQLRVVGLVHGGARCSIAAPTGDVAPEVQRLSREDAQPLARRPSSAPH
- a CDS encoding response regulator transcription factor, with the protein product MKPKVLIVENSWTMRETLRLLLSGEFDCTVAADGETGLAHALAQPPDVLLSDVNMDGIDGYELCRRVRAEPSLAHLPVMFVSGYPPRTDLEPGQPQPDAYLVKPVKPPYLIAQLHAVLQRARGATAKAAGEG
- the pruA gene encoding L-glutamate gamma-semialdehyde dehydrogenase, producing the protein MINAFPRVPAPKNEPVLSYAPGTPERAELQSTLKRMSGERIEIPVVIGGKHVKSGKTDTVRMPHRHQHVLATLHEADAGHVEQAIQNAMSVKEDWARMPFHARAAIFLRAAELLATRYRPLLNASSMAGQSKTAHQAEIDASCELIDFLRYNVHFAQQILSIQPENSAQTWNMTDYRPLDGFVFAIAPFNFTSIALNLCLSPALMGNVVLWKPSSTQALSAWYSLELMREAGLPDGVINMLPGDGPTVGNPVLASPHLGGIHFTGSTPTFNNLWKTVGENIGRYKQYPRLVGETGGKDFIFAHASAADDLEALAVAIVRGGYEYQGQKCSAASRVYVPESLWPKLKPRLQALISEIKMGDVADFRNFMGAVIDERSFKKVSSYIELAKSGGDATIVAGGGTDKSEGWYVQPTLVQCNSPRHRIMTEEIFAPLVGVYVYPDAKFEETLKECDQSAAYALTGAIFARDRKVIEQMMSGLRNAAGNFYINDKPTGAVVGQQPFGGSRASGTNDKSGSMINLFRWSSPRTIKENFAPPVKVPYPFMDSDPKEGAI
- a CDS encoding aldose 1-epimerase, which codes for MSGPFPGIAGLETYALEDGGCRVEVIPTRGALVTRMVVDGEDVLYLDESTVADLTKSVRGGIPVLFPNAGPLPGDTYPADRKAYSLPQHGFARKLPWTVRQAEESLLVLGLTSSEETLRQYPWAFDAQLAFSLAGRRLTLDFDLENRDTRPLPLHLGYHPYFRVPQAQKAQARVETDATHAWDNRAKHEVPFTGLDLTAQEVDMHLRDHSAPGTVLERGPGLSPVKLSWSGEFRMLVVWTLAGKDFVCVEPWTAAAGALATGEGLLHVAPGERVSLAFDIEA
- a CDS encoding cytochrome P450, with product MTGRVNLMAPEVRANPYPVYEELRRTAPVCQVEPGGLWAITRFEDVAAAFKNPQVFSSAGVRTTTAPPWLGHNPFSESMIVMDPPHHMRLRTLVSRAWTPAAVNRLEPRIRSFARILAERLSPEREVDFVDAFAMPLPASVIGELFALDPTMTARYKRWSVDLSSVSGTTEKDTHRHESIKATVREMEDYLSNVVAERRRHPQDDMVSDLVKTRVDGEALSDAEVMSFLFLLVVAGLETTVQLVSHSVRMLMEQPHLMARLRENPSQVGRFVEEVLRYEPSVHGLVRVTTKETQVAGVVIPEGARVALMVGSACRDGERFKDPDTFNMDREGVNNMPFGHGIHFCLGAPLARLEARVGLEVLLSRFTRFTSTGPVKWNTSLTVRGPLSLPLIPHA
- a CDS encoding alpha/beta hydrolase, with the translated sequence MSRFVLAAVLALGLSACSDDPDEVTPDSGTNPTTDAGTNTDAGTDVDAGTDAGTDVDAGTDAGPGSSGGSGKLGCSRTGTVNTDAGTLTYCVAQVGATEVKYIEPKQGIVPEPMRLAIYLHGDGAAVYTGNNPRSLFTHGGWTYGHNTLYVTALAPNKCAWWVKPEYTTCSPDGAPLSERDLEGKNAAELVSLIEALRKGWDIQDGPILFGGSSGGSIQLTSSFLPRYGDRYPGIYALSCGGEKPWSGQMDWDATNAALRGGTKFYFTYGDQDYLLQDIQAAEEYLGGLGFPVNDKVIPGATHCQFDQVGRVSEVWNEATAQ